One genomic window of Glycine soja cultivar W05 chromosome 9, ASM419377v2, whole genome shotgun sequence includes the following:
- the LOC114367818 gene encoding CTD small phosphatase-like protein 2 isoform X2 — protein MPSLKMKSKVSVSCLTETKDLHVCPKSKIISKSPCSKIMISTQKAEIDTTVQNCLDVSSRTQPKDVACDQSVDNKEFLDKENSESEQQFSVCSSVLGKMELTNACTANLETIFSPAFEPIEVHSQHYTEKDAVSICDTNMAGVGADEGRSICGYETCDVSDFYISDMIVTSLPFGGNSFDDDISETNCLSDYGSAEPSMFTASEQYMILPALEDDIKVGTSDIISYEEAVMVRESASLYSAIGQIRSCNQESNVKSDLDKSECFDPQSFIKNLPELSEIEVNGQPTLIPKQSPRRKSITLVLDLDETLVHSTLEPCDDADFTFTVFFNLKEYTVYVKQRPYLHAFLERVSEMFEVVIFTASQSIYAKQLLDILDPDGRFISRRMYRESCLFSDGNYTKDLTILGVDLAKVAIIDNSPQV, from the exons ATGCCATCCCTAAAAATGAAGAGCAAAGTAAGCGTGAGCTGTTTAACAGAAACAAAGGATCTTCATGTGTGTCcaaaatcaaaaataatttccaaaagCCCATGTTCTAAAATCATGATTTCTACTCAAAAGGCTGAAATAGACACTACTGTTCAAAATTGCCTAGATG TTTCCTCAAGGACGCAGCCCAAAGATGTTGCATGTGATCAATCTGTTGATAACAAAGAATTTCTAGATAAAGAAAACTCTGAATCCGAGCAGCAATTTTCTGTTTGTTCCTCTGTCCTGGGAAAAATG GAACTAACTAACGCCTGTACAGCAAAtttagaaacaattttttctccTGCTTTTGAACCTATTGAAGTCCATTCACAACATTATACTGAAAAAGATGCAG TGAGCATTTGTGATACAAACATGGCGGGAGTGGGAGCTGATGAGGGAAGAAGCATATGTGGTTATGAAACATGTGATGTATCAGACTTCTACATTTCTGACATGATCGTTACAAGCTTACCCTTTGGGGGAAATTCCTTTGATGATGATATCAGCGAAACCAACTGCCTATCTGATTATGGATCTGCTGAGCCATCTATGTTTACTGCATCTGAACAGTACATGATCCTGCCTGCTCTTGAAGATGATATTAAAGTTGGTACTTCTGATATCATATCATATGAAGAAGCCGTGATGGTTCGAGAAAGTGCTAGTTTGTATTCAGCAATAGGTCAGATAAGATCCTGCAACCAGGAGTCTAATGTTAAAAGTGACTTGGATAAATCAGAGTGCTTTGATCCTCAGTCATTTATCAAGAATTTACCAGAACTATCAGAAATAGAAGTAAATGGGCAGCCAACCCTAATTCCTAAGCAATCTCCAAGAAGAAAGTCAATAACTCTGGTGCTGGACTTAGATG AGACACTTGTTCATTCTACACTGGAACCCTGTGATGATGCGGATTTCACTTTTACTGTCTTTTTCAATTTGAAAGAGTACACAGTATATGTAAAACAGAGGCCTTATCTCCACGCATTCTTGGAGAGAGTATCAGAGATGTTCGAAGTAGTAATTTTTACTGCCAGCCAAAGCATATATGCAAAGCAACTACTTGATATATTGGATCCTGATGGAAGATTTATTTCTCGTCGCATGTATCGAGAATCATGCCTTTTTTCAGATGGAAACTACACAAAAGATCTTACTATATTAGGTGTTGATCTTGCAAAAGTTGCCATAATTGATAATTCACCTCAG